A genomic segment from Andrena cerasifolii isolate SP2316 chromosome 7, iyAndCera1_principal, whole genome shotgun sequence encodes:
- the LOC143371244 gene encoding LOW QUALITY PROTEIN: uncharacterized protein LOC143371244 (The sequence of the model RefSeq protein was modified relative to this genomic sequence to represent the inferred CDS: inserted 1 base in 1 codon), with the protein MSIRPCSKCTVSGTLNGKHYAFDGINHSPRTNEDYVGRLDQMHHQEGTSPLSSLPMGMVSQVPFEHMHLVCLGVVKKLLSAWLHEEYSPFSKLRRRDISILSARLKSLRKYCPSDFARRPRAIELPSRYKATEFRQFLLYTGPVILNRVLEKTVHKHFLLLHTAIRVLVSESPSIPHLSFAELALQKFVLRNQELYGPTLNSYNVHGLLHLTNDVRRLGNLDSCSAFPYENNMSICKKYLRKPNHPLQQFSNRMREIQFHGTNIHCNVNFSIRVSRPLNNDPDCSQYRKIEFNSISLGINVRDTCCISVDGSICLIXSYRLGIKKFLEIDDFYDIGIISSALGVHKCATLSQDILYISPDQVYAKCFRMLFHDNMPTGNNDDLISLETRSYVVAVITHSEKP; encoded by the exons ATGTCTATCCGTCCCTGTTCCAAATGTACGGTTTCTGGTACCCTGAACGGTAAGCATTACGCTTTCGATGGGATAAATCATTCTCCTCGAACCAATGAGGATTACGTTGGACGGTTAGACCAGATGCATCACCAGGAAGGTACAAGCCCATTGTCATCACTACCGATGGGAATGGTTTCGCAAGTTCCTTTCGAGCATATGCATCTTGTATGCTTGGGCGTAGTAAAGAAACTGTTGTCTGCGTGGCTACATGAAGAGTATTCACCTTTCTCAAAATTGCGCCGCAGAGACATTTCTATACTATCTGCGAGACTGAAGAGTCTTAGAAAATATTGCCCCTCAGACTTTGCCAGACGTCCTAGAGCTATCGAACTACCCTCTAGATATAAAGCGACCGAATTTCGTCAGTTCCTTCTGTATACAGGGCCAGTTATACTGAATCGTGTACTGGAGAAAACCGTGCACAAgcatttcttattattacataCGGCCATACGGGTTTTAGTTTCAGAATCTCCTTCGATCCCACACTTGAGCTTCGCAGAGTTAGCTTTGCAGAAATTTGTTCTTCGTAACCAAGAACTTTATGGCCCAACTTTGAATAGTTATAACGTCCATGGCCTTCTTCATTTAACCAACGATGTCAGACGTCTTGGTAATTTAGATTCATGTTCTGCTTTTCCATATGAAAACAACATGTCCATTTGTAAAAAGTATCTCAGGAAGCCAAATCATCCTCTCCAACAATTTTCCAATAGGATGAGGGAGATACAATTTCATGGCACAAACATTCATTGTAATGTCAATTTTTCTATTCGCGTATCTAGACCACTTAATAACGACCCCGATTGTTCTCAGTACCGTAAGATAGAGTTCAATAGCATATCTCTGGGCATCAATGTACGCGATACTTGTTGCATCTCAGTCGACGGCTCGATCTGCTTAA TCTCCTATCGTttaggtattaaaaaatttctagagATCGATGATTTTTATGATATCGGCATAATATCTTCAGCTCTTGGCGTACATAAATGCGCCACATTGAGCCAAGACATTTTATATATCTCCCCCGATCAGGTTTACGCCAAATGTTTTAGAATGCtttttcacgataatatgcCCACTGGCAATAACGACGACCTCATCTCCTTAGAAACCCGTAGCTATGTCGTTGCCGTTATTACACACAGCGAGAAGCCGTAg
- the LOC143371240 gene encoding LOW QUALITY PROTEIN: uncharacterized protein LOC143371240 (The sequence of the model RefSeq protein was modified relative to this genomic sequence to represent the inferred CDS: inserted 1 base in 1 codon), protein MPTVVGIYKGPQKPHDPNIFFEKFIADVRAIVSNGGINFHSIKLPVRLRCFIADAPARAFVLNHRGHMSIRPCSKCTVSGTLNGKHYAFDGINHSPRTNEDYVGRLDQMHHQEGTSPLSSLPMGMVSQVPFEHMHLVCLGVVKKLLSAWLHEEYSPFSKLRRRDISILSARLKSLRKYCPSDFARRPRAIELPSRYKATEFRQFLLYTGPVILNRVLEKTVHKHFLLLHAAIRVLVSESPSIPHLSFAELALQKFVLRNQELYGPTLNSYNVHGLLHLTNDVRRLGNLDSCSAFPYENNMSICKKYLRKPNHPLQQFSNRMREIQFHGTNIHCNVNFSIRVSRPLNNDPDCSQYRKIEFNSISLGINVRDTCCISVDGSICLIXSYRLGIKKFLEIDDFYDIGIISSALGVHKCATLSQDILYISPDQVYAKCFRMLFHDNMPTGNNDDLISLETRSYVVAVITHSEKP, encoded by the exons ATGCCGACAGTGGTAGGCATCTATAAAGGTCCCCAAAAACCACACGACCCCaatattttctttgagaaatttATTGCAGACGTCAGGGCCATCGTGTCCAACGgaggcataaattttcattcgattaAGTTGCCCGTACGACTGAGATGTTTCATAGCTGACGCACCAGCTCGAGCATTTGTATTAAATCATCGTGGGCATATGTCTATCCGTCCCTGTTCCAAATGTACGGTTTCTGGTACCCTGAACGGTAAGCATTACGCTTTCGATGGGATAAATCATTCTCCTCGAACCAATGAGGATTACGTTGGACGGTTAGACCAGATGCATCACCAGGAAGGTACAAGCCCATTGTCATCACTACCGATGGGAATGGTTTCGCAAGTTCCTTTCGAGCATATGCATCTTGTATGCTTGGGCGTAGTAAAGAAACTGTTGTCTGCGTGGCTACATGAAGAGTATTCACCTTTCTCAAAATTGCGCCGCAGAGACATTTCTATACTATCTGCGAGACTGAAGAGTCTTAGAAAATATTGCCCCTCAGACTTTGCCAGACGTCCTAGAGCTATCGAACTACCCTCTAGATATAAAGCGACCGAATTTCGTCAGTTCCTTCTGTATACAGGGCCAGTTATACTGAATCGTGTACTGGAGAAAACCGTGCACAAgcatttcttattattacatgcGGCCATACGGGTTTTAGTTTCAGAATCTCCTTCGATCCCACACTTGAGCTTCGCAGAGTTAGCTTTGCAGAAATTTGTTCTTCGTAACCAAGAACTTTATGGCCCAACTTTGAATAGTTATAACGTCCATGGCCTTCTTCATTTAACCAACGATGTCAGACGTCTTGGTAATTTAGATTCATGTTCTGCTTTTCCATATGAAAACAACATGTCCATTTGTAAAAAGTATCTCAGGAAGCCAAATCATCCTCTCCAACAATTTTCCAATAGGATGAGGGAGATACAATTTCATGGCACAAACATTCATTGTAATGTCAATTTTTCTATTCGCGTATCTAGACCACTTAATAACGACCCCGATTGTTCTCAGTACCGTAAGATAGAGTTCAATAGCATATCTCTGGGCATCAATGTACGCGATACTTGTTGCATCTCAGTCGACGGCTCGATCTGCTTAA TCTCCTATCGTttaggtattaaaaaatttctagagATCGATGATTTTTATGATATCGGCATAATATCTTCAGCTCTTGGCGTACATAAATGCGCCACATTGAGCCAAGACATTTTATATATCTCCCCCGATCAGGTTTACGCCAAATGTTTTAGAATGCtttttcacgataatatgcCCACTGGCAATAACGACGACCTCATCTCCTTAGAAACCCGTAGCTATGTCGTTGCCGTTATTACACACAGCGAGAAGCCGTAg
- the LOC143371156 gene encoding LOW QUALITY PROTEIN: uncharacterized protein LOC143371156 (The sequence of the model RefSeq protein was modified relative to this genomic sequence to represent the inferred CDS: inserted 1 base in 1 codon; deleted 1 base in 1 codon; substituted 2 bases at 2 genomic stop codons), with protein sequence MVDGKVCNILTETKSSTTCYICGAIPKSMHAEPVQGKVNVENYRFGLSTLHFWIRLFDCMLNISYRINVKKWQMRSVAFDNFDRFVETCSGRDTLHDTVGILYQNVHTNDNTDICESDNNNDNAPLASKRRKTFDTIVPELISYTKQPEVVEHLLAIDDELRQISLSTHDFIEKLDVMWVLSHYLKVPVTPMWVCFNSKIVQLSICKQKIFYLTPINQSSTDTSVVYETMRQSQKVAEICQQRYIQVTYDLAIAKTAFXIQSTGKPQFDNLFIXKAVGKFIDECELIQVRVESELLASGSVNRFISGKHFNRCKRLHPMAALGLQILHFEVFLTREQINIEDNLLEAIQKLLKINILTSFYPNIWNISNIGKTVQFYMMYINFINYYLIFSRSIRTGDFQIYKYYIIPKLCNLFFMFNHNNYSHWLLKYCDNLLKVEQTHPWLENDFKMXYFDIERIEKPFSRMPIDLTLEQTINADAARRLTGIIHFTNSISARQRWSKSHSFRATVISHTYEEAGIKRAQDVTADLEKQQINKDSLQLQNFIYTIKQNMNSFDSIELDKDLLYNINTGRAASNEVSDYLLNVESTGNSLRENFISECATSGDRFEKAIKQNKIMSFSCSTEKKKIVVNNKVQEIRLQRDLFGRLLGISMRHNPNIEKILSYPVTPVPISLCHIDGSICKADKSTLVKSLGNKIEGHPPPNIDVVILDGFFVLHSIKEVPKTFGKI encoded by the exons atGGTGGACGGCAAGGTTTGCAATATACTTACGGAAACGAAATCCTCCACGACGTGTTATATTTGTGGAGCAATTCCTAAATCGATGCACGCTGAGCCTGTACAAGGAAAAGTAAACGTGGAAAATTATCGTTTTGGCTTGTCAACATTGCATTTCTGGATAAGACTTTTCGACTGTATGTTGAATATCAGCTATCGGATAAACGTCAAGAAATGGCAAATGAGAA GCGTTGCCTTTGATAATTTCGATCGATTTGTGGAAACGTGTAGTGGTAGAGATACATTACACGACACGGTTGGAATTTTATATCAAAATGTGCATACAAACGATAATACTGATATATGCGAAAGTGATAATAACAATGATAATGCACCTCTAGCTtctaaaagaagaaaaacgtttgatACCATTGTTCCGGAGTTAATATCATATACTAAACAACCTGAAGTTGTTGAACATTTGTTAGCAATCGATGATGAATTGCGTCAAATAAGTCTAAGTACTCAtgattttatagaaaaattggATGTTATGTGGGTTTTATCCCATTATTTGAAAGTACCGGTCACGCCTATGTGGGTATGCTTCAATAGTAAAATAGTACAACTTAGTATttgtaaacaaaaaatattttacctcaCGCCAATCAATCAGTCATCGACAGATACATCAGTTGTGTATGAAACAATGAGACAAAGCCAAAAAGTTGCCGAAATATGTCAACAAAGGTACATACAAGTTACATATGATTTAGCTATTGCTAAAACAGCTTTTTAAATTCAGTCAACTGGAAAACCACAATTCGACAATCTTTTTA CTAAAGCTGTAGGAAAATTCATTGATGAATGTGAATTAATTCAAGTGAGGGTTGAGAGTGAACTATTAGCAAGTGGTTcagtaaataggtttataagTGGAAAACATTTTAACAGATGCAAGCGTCTTCATCCTATGGCAGCATTAGGACTACAAATTCTacattttgaagtttttttaactCGAGAACAGATAAACATTGAAGATAACTTACTTGAAGCAATACAAAAGT tattgaaaataaatatcttgACGTCATTTTATCCAAATATTTGGAATATCAGCAATATTGGCAAAACTGTGCAATTCTATATGATGTACATCAACTTCATAAATTATTATCTCATTTTCAGTAGAAGTATTCGTACAGGAGATTTTCAAATTTACAAATAC TACATCATACCGAaactttgtaatttattttttatgtttaatcATAATAATTATTCACATTGGCTACTCAAATACTGTGATAACTTATTAAAAGTGGAACAAACGCATCCATGGTtagaaaatgattttaaaatgtGATATTTTGACATTGAAAGAATCGAGAAGCCGTTTTCAAGGATGCCAATAGATTTGACGCTTGAACAAACGATAAATGCGGACGCTGCGAGAAGATTGACtggtatt atacatTTCACAAACTCCATATCTGCTCGACAACGATGGTCGAAAAGTCATAGCTTCAGAGCTACTGTAATATCTCACACCTATGAAGAAGCTGGTATAAAAAGGGCTCAAGATGTTACCGCAGATTTAGAGAAACAACAAATTAATAAAGACTCTCTTCAGTTACAAAATTTCATATATACTATAAAACAAAATATGAATTCGTTTGACTCCATAGAACTAGATAAAGATCtcttatataatattaatactgGGCGTGCAGCATCAAACGAAGTTTCTGACTATCTTTTAAACGTGGAAAGTACTGGAAATAGTTTAAGAGAGAATTTCATTTCTGAATGTGCTACGTCAGGAGACAGATTTGAAAAAGCCATTAAACAGAATAAAATCATGAGTTTTTCATGTTCTactgaaaaaaagaaaatagttgTCAATAATAAAGTACAGGAAATCCGACTTCAAAGGGATTTATTTGGAAGGTTATTGGGAATATCCATGAGACATaacccaaatattgaaaagatttTATCGTATCCTGTGACTCCAGTGCCAATATCTTTGTGCCACATTGATGGAAGCATTTGCAAAGCAGATAAATCTACGCTAGTGAAatcattgggaaataaaattgaaggccATCCACCACCAAACATTGATGTCGTAATACTCGATGGATTTTTTGTATTACATTCTATAAAAGAAGTTCCAAAAACCTTCGGAAAgatctaa